One window from the genome of Dermacentor silvarum isolate Dsil-2018 chromosome 7, BIME_Dsil_1.4, whole genome shotgun sequence encodes:
- the LOC125946902 gene encoding neprilysin-1-like codes for MGFLNRQSYSKCDSPGCHLYSDAFRASMDPTADPCKDFGRYVCGRYSHPRKFSVAEAAAQSYRDEVVAPVRNASLVGTGQNVLQKSWRFYKSCEDVLEGGVDNTPYVLDTLDDYGILWPWPSTQEVNLIHAMVHLATRMAWPSIVDFLVEPQDNDVVKVTISPSPYTEEALQRREGVNLTAYEAFFNVAAEHFSKAWGNGNPNTSAVNFSTMYDLENDYAIYYHKKGKQEVIFDDNLAWVQHMSAVLKAELVQAMPDRVYPQSRLKMAASHEEFVNWVIVQTIDHHTNVELVLGWHVVLHVASLTNRELAVRFHELVTGSVDPAWQHKVYARREAFRCAYFRLRKTGTPKM; via the exons ATGGGGTTCCTAAACCGGCAGTCCTACTCGAAATGCGACAGCCCCGGATGCCATCTGTACAGCGACGCGTTCCGAGCCAGCATGGACCCCACCGCGGACCCGTGCAAGGACTTCGGCCGATACGTGTGCGGCCGCTACTCACACCCGAGGAAATTCTCCGTGGCCGAG GCGGCTGCGCAGAGCTACCGTGACGAGGTGGTCGCGCCAGTCCGCAACGCCAGCCTGGTCGGTACCGGTCAGAACGTCctgcagaagtcctggcgcttcTACAAGTCctgcgaggacgtcctcgagggTGGTGTGGACAACACGCCCTACGTGTTGGACACCCTGGACGATTATGGCATTCTGTGGCCCTGGCCATCGACACAAGAGGTGAACCTTATTCATGCCATGGTGCACCTGGCGACCAGAATGGCTTGGCCCAGCATCGTCGACTTCCTGGTAGAACCCCAAGATAATGATGTCGTTAAG GTGACGATTAGCCCGTCGCCGTACACGGAAGAAGCCCTGCAACGTCGTGAGGGAGTCAACTTGACTGCATACGAGGCCTTCTTCAATGTGGCCGCTGAACACTTCTCCAAGGCCTGGGGGAATGGCAATCCTAATACGTCTGCTGTCAACTTTAGCACCATGTACGACTTAGAAAACGACTACGCCATCTACTACCACAAGAAAGGCAAGCAAGAG GTGATCTTCGACGATAACCTCGCGTGGGTGCAGCATATGAGCGCCGTGCTGAAGGCCGAACTGGTGCAGGCGATGCCTGACCGCGTGTATCCGCAAAGCCGTCTGAAAATGGCCGCCAGCCACGAGGAGTTCGTCAACTGGGTCATCGTCCAGACCATCGACCACCACACCAACGTCGAGCTCGTGCTCGGTTGGCACGTGGTGCTGCACGTGGCGTCGCTCACGAACCGCGAGCTCGCTGTTCGCTTCCACGAACTCGTCACGGGCTCCGTGGACCCCGCTTGGCAGCACAAGGTATACGCCCGCAGAGAGGCTTTCCGTTGCGCCTATTTTCGTTTACGAAAAACCGGGACACCGAAAATGTAA